A single region of the Saprospiraceae bacterium genome encodes:
- a CDS encoding FAD-linked oxidase C-terminal domain-containing protein, which produces MDIQTLLPSLAQQLEGELHFDALLRVLYATDASVYRELPLAVALPKSENDIQHLIQFAQQHKVSLIPRTAGTSLAGQCVGPGIVVDVSKYFNQILELNVEEGWVRVQPGVVRDELNAFLKGHGLFFGPNTSTANRCMIGGMVGNNSCGSTSIVYGSTREHVLALKTILSDGAPAVFKAIDRATFQQKQSQSNLEGALYRHIEAELSQAQQQANIRQHFPKASIQRRNTGYAVDYLLNTEIFTEGGEAFNFCKLLCGSEGTLAFTTEIKLHVDPLPAPYDLVVAAHFSSINESMRATQDTMKHQPTACELMDKVILDCTKDNIEQNKNRFFVEGDPAAILMIEFRGETAAEAEVKANQLIADLQAKGLGYAYPKVYPPKTKGVWELRSAGLGLLANIPGDKKAVACIEDTAVAIEDLANYIDDFSNMMEGFGQRAVYYAHAGAGEIHLRPILDLKKSGDIQQFYDISKASAELVKKYNGSLSGEHGDGRVRAAFIPMMVGAENYALFQRIKQNWDPNGVFNPGKIVDAQPMNTSLRYEPDQEEFPLETILDFSDNGGILRTAEKCNGSGDCRKLPLSGGTMCPSYQATRNEKDTTRARANALREFLTKNTAPNPFDHPEIYEVMDLCLSCKGCTSECPSNVDMSSLKAEFLHQYYQSNGIPLRAKAFANINTLNSLGARLPGLSNFFLRNTATSGLLKRWLGIAPKRSLPGLQKVSLRQWFKQQQHQLKVNGAPKGSVYLFCDEFTNYNDTPIGMTAIRLLTQLGYEVQMPEHPESGRAHLSKGLLKTAQQLAQQNVAIFKDLVTAETPLIGIEPSAILSFRDEYPRLVAEKERSAAKQLGKNALLIDEFLSREIQQGHITADQFTDQPQHVLLHGHCHQKALSSVADTAWLLSLPTNYTVDVIPSGCCGMAGSFGYEKEHYEISMKIGALVLFPAVEKAAKDSIIAAPGTSCRHQIADGTGRKALHPVEVLWGALLGTDKG; this is translated from the coding sequence GTGGATATACAGACCTTACTTCCATCCTTGGCCCAACAATTGGAGGGCGAGTTACATTTCGATGCGCTCTTACGTGTTTTGTACGCCACCGACGCTTCCGTTTATCGGGAACTGCCTTTGGCAGTTGCCTTGCCCAAATCAGAAAACGACATCCAGCATTTAATTCAATTCGCCCAACAGCACAAAGTATCATTGATCCCACGGACCGCAGGGACCTCGCTGGCAGGGCAGTGTGTTGGACCGGGGATCGTGGTGGATGTTTCCAAATATTTTAACCAAATATTGGAGCTCAACGTGGAAGAAGGTTGGGTGCGGGTGCAGCCAGGAGTGGTGAGAGATGAATTAAATGCCTTCCTAAAAGGTCATGGCCTGTTTTTTGGGCCGAATACGTCGACCGCAAATCGGTGCATGATTGGCGGAATGGTTGGTAATAACTCCTGTGGATCCACTTCGATCGTATATGGGTCTACAAGGGAACATGTCTTGGCATTGAAGACCATTTTAAGCGATGGCGCGCCTGCTGTTTTCAAGGCTATTGATCGGGCTACCTTTCAGCAAAAACAAAGTCAGTCCAATTTAGAAGGAGCCCTTTACCGGCATATCGAGGCGGAGCTGAGTCAGGCGCAACAGCAGGCAAATATCCGGCAACATTTCCCCAAAGCAAGTATTCAAAGGCGGAATACAGGGTATGCGGTCGACTATTTGTTGAATACCGAAATTTTTACCGAGGGCGGGGAGGCTTTCAATTTCTGTAAGCTCCTATGTGGCTCCGAAGGCACGCTGGCCTTTACGACGGAAATAAAGCTCCATGTGGATCCCTTGCCGGCTCCTTATGATCTCGTTGTAGCCGCCCATTTCAGCAGCATCAATGAAAGTATGCGCGCCACCCAGGATACCATGAAACACCAGCCGACAGCCTGCGAGCTAATGGACAAGGTGATCCTGGATTGCACCAAAGACAACATTGAGCAAAACAAAAATCGCTTCTTCGTGGAAGGCGATCCTGCTGCGATTTTAATGATTGAATTTCGGGGAGAGACGGCAGCAGAAGCGGAGGTCAAAGCCAATCAACTGATTGCCGACTTACAGGCAAAAGGCCTGGGATATGCCTATCCCAAGGTATATCCGCCCAAAACGAAGGGCGTTTGGGAGCTTAGGAGCGCGGGTTTGGGCTTGCTGGCCAACATTCCCGGCGATAAAAAAGCGGTAGCCTGCATTGAGGACACCGCAGTGGCCATAGAGGATTTGGCAAATTATATCGATGATTTTTCCAACATGATGGAAGGCTTCGGTCAACGGGCTGTCTATTACGCACATGCAGGAGCGGGTGAAATCCATCTACGCCCCATTCTTGATTTGAAAAAGTCGGGCGATATTCAGCAGTTTTATGATATTAGTAAAGCCTCTGCGGAATTAGTCAAAAAATACAATGGTTCCCTCAGTGGAGAGCATGGCGACGGGCGTGTCCGGGCCGCCTTTATTCCGATGATGGTGGGAGCGGAAAATTACGCCCTTTTCCAGCGCATCAAGCAAAATTGGGATCCGAATGGCGTTTTCAACCCCGGGAAAATCGTGGATGCCCAACCCATGAATACCTCCTTGCGCTACGAACCCGACCAGGAAGAATTTCCCTTGGAAACGATCCTTGATTTTTCAGACAATGGCGGCATCCTGCGTACGGCCGAAAAATGCAACGGCTCTGGTGATTGTCGAAAATTGCCGTTATCAGGGGGGACGATGTGCCCCAGCTATCAGGCTACCCGTAATGAAAAGGACACTACCCGGGCTCGGGCCAATGCACTTCGCGAATTTTTAACCAAAAATACGGCACCCAACCCCTTTGATCATCCCGAAATATACGAGGTGATGGACCTCTGCCTTTCCTGTAAAGGCTGCACCTCCGAATGCCCATCTAATGTAGATATGTCCAGTCTAAAAGCGGAGTTTTTACATCAGTATTACCAAAGCAATGGGATTCCCCTGCGCGCCAAGGCATTTGCAAATATCAATACCCTAAACAGCTTAGGGGCGAGACTCCCTGGGCTGAGCAATTTTTTCTTGCGTAATACTGCGACCAGTGGCTTGTTGAAACGATGGCTTGGGATAGCCCCAAAACGCTCCCTTCCTGGGTTGCAAAAAGTTAGTCTTCGGCAATGGTTTAAACAACAACAGCACCAGTTAAAGGTAAATGGCGCTCCCAAGGGCAGTGTTTATTTGTTTTGTGATGAATTTACCAATTACAATGACACCCCTATCGGAATGACAGCTATTCGGCTTCTGACGCAGCTGGGCTACGAGGTTCAAATGCCTGAGCACCCCGAAAGTGGCCGGGCCCATCTCTCCAAAGGACTCCTAAAAACGGCCCAACAATTGGCCCAACAGAATGTGGCCATCTTCAAAGACCTGGTGACTGCCGAAACGCCCTTGATAGGCATTGAGCCTTCGGCTATTCTTAGCTTCAGAGATGAATATCCGCGCCTGGTGGCCGAAAAAGAGCGCAGCGCTGCCAAACAGCTAGGCAAAAATGCCTTGCTCATAGATGAATTCCTTAGTCGCGAAATTCAACAGGGCCATATTACAGCAGACCAGTTTACAGACCAGCCACAACATGTCTTATTGCATGGTCATTGTCATCAAAAAGCCCTGTCCAGTGTAGCAGATACGGCCTGGTTATTATCGCTACCCACCAACTATACCGTTGATGTCATCCCTTCTGGATGCTGTGGAATGGCGGGGTCCTTTGGCTACGAAAAAGAGCATTATGAGATCAGTATGAAGATTGGAGCGTTGGTGCTATTTCCAGCAGTAGAAAAAGCAGCTAAAGATAGTATTATCGCCGCTCCCGGAACCAGTTGCCGCCATCAAATAGCAGATGGTACGGGCCGAAAGGCGTTACATCCGGTGGAGGTGTTGTGGGGGGCGTTGTTGGGGACTGATAAAGGTTAG
- a CDS encoding O-methyltransferase, whose protein sequence is MSRSLDKLTAYCEQLSSPPSPLLYELERETHLKTLAPHMISGHLQGQLLHLISQLKQPRLILEIGTFTGYATICLAAGLPADGQLHTIEANPELEYIIRKYLKKAGLDEKVHLHIGKAEAIIPTLAPGFDLVFLDAGKLHYAMFYDLVIDLVNPGGLIIADNVLWSGKVVQNAKDKDTRALQAFNEKIKADPRVENFILPIRDGLLIAQKK, encoded by the coding sequence ATGAGTAGATCATTAGATAAATTAACCGCCTACTGTGAGCAGCTAAGTTCTCCACCTTCTCCCTTGTTATACGAATTGGAGCGGGAAACCCACCTGAAAACCTTGGCGCCCCATATGATATCAGGCCATCTTCAGGGGCAACTATTGCACCTGATTAGCCAACTGAAGCAACCAAGGCTAATCCTTGAAATTGGGACCTTTACAGGCTATGCTACCATTTGCCTGGCTGCTGGACTCCCCGCAGATGGCCAACTCCATACCATCGAGGCCAACCCGGAGCTGGAATATATTATCCGAAAATACTTAAAAAAGGCAGGACTTGACGAAAAAGTCCACCTGCATATCGGAAAGGCGGAAGCCATCATCCCAACCCTTGCACCAGGTTTCGATCTCGTATTCCTGGATGCCGGGAAACTGCACTATGCTATGTTTTACGACTTGGTAATAGACCTTGTAAACCCTGGAGGTCTGATTATTGCCGATAATGTTTTGTGGAGTGGAAAGGTAGTTCAAAACGCCAAGGACAAAGACACCCGGGCGTTGCAGGCCTTTAATGAAAAGATAAAAGCGGATCCAAGGGTAGAAAATTTTATTCTTCCCATCCGCGATGGACTGTTAATTGCTCAAAAAAAGTAA
- a CDS encoding pyridoxal-dependent decarboxylase, whose translation METQQPITSVDSLDPENWDAARQLMHQMVDDAVDYLSSIRERPVWQAMPPEVLDSFKAPVPQKATPAEAVYQEFTKNILPYPMGNIHPKFWAWYMGSGTLSGVMGDFWASIMNPNLGGGNHSANQVEAQVVDWMKEIMGFPSSSSGLLVSGGSMANMVGLTVARNVKAGYDIRKEGLQSGSDMVVYGSVEVHSCNQKALEILGLGTKSLVKIPVKEDYSMNIKALEAQIKADRANGRHPICIIGTSGTVNTGAVDDLNALADLCEREGLWFHIDGAIGAIAMLADNVRDQLSGIERADSLAIDLHKWLHMPFEAACVLVKNSEAHKQTFSLIPEYLAKNTRGIAAGDLWFSEYGLQLSRRFRALKIWMSLKEHGTERFGQMIAKNVDQAHYLGQIIAESNDMELIAPIGLDIVCFRYNPGDLSLPELNALNKEIKIQLEETGKSAPGYTTLNDIYCIRVAIANHRSQMEDFAELIEDIREIGVSLIVKP comes from the coding sequence ATGGAAACACAACAACCAATCACAAGCGTAGATTCCCTGGATCCTGAAAACTGGGATGCCGCCCGCCAATTGATGCATCAAATGGTCGATGATGCCGTTGATTATCTCTCCAGTATTAGAGAACGGCCTGTTTGGCAGGCCATGCCTCCCGAGGTCCTCGACAGCTTTAAAGCACCCGTACCTCAAAAAGCTACTCCAGCAGAGGCAGTCTATCAGGAGTTTACTAAAAACATTCTCCCATATCCTATGGGAAACATCCATCCTAAATTCTGGGCCTGGTACATGGGCAGTGGTACCCTATCGGGGGTCATGGGCGATTTTTGGGCTTCCATCATGAATCCTAATCTAGGCGGGGGTAATCATTCGGCCAATCAGGTTGAAGCACAAGTAGTTGATTGGATGAAAGAGATCATGGGCTTTCCAAGTTCCTCCAGCGGTCTGTTGGTCAGTGGTGGCTCTATGGCTAATATGGTGGGACTTACCGTGGCCCGCAATGTGAAGGCCGGATACGACATCAGAAAAGAAGGCCTTCAAAGTGGTAGCGATATGGTTGTTTATGGCTCTGTGGAAGTCCACAGTTGCAATCAGAAAGCACTGGAGATATTAGGGCTGGGGACTAAAAGCCTGGTGAAAATCCCCGTCAAGGAGGATTACAGCATGAACATTAAGGCATTAGAAGCCCAAATCAAAGCAGACCGCGCCAATGGTCGGCACCCGATTTGCATCATCGGCACCTCCGGTACCGTTAATACCGGGGCGGTAGATGATTTGAACGCCCTGGCAGACCTTTGCGAAAGGGAGGGGCTATGGTTTCATATTGATGGCGCCATTGGCGCTATTGCTATGCTGGCTGATAATGTGAGAGATCAACTATCAGGTATCGAACGGGCAGATTCTCTGGCTATCGATCTGCACAAGTGGTTGCATATGCCTTTTGAGGCGGCTTGTGTGTTGGTGAAAAATAGCGAGGCGCACAAACAAACCTTTTCACTCATTCCGGAATACCTGGCTAAGAACACCAGAGGTATTGCGGCCGGAGACCTATGGTTCAGCGAATATGGCTTACAATTGTCCCGAAGGTTTCGGGCCTTGAAGATCTGGATGTCGCTGAAAGAACATGGCACCGAACGCTTCGGCCAGATGATTGCCAAAAATGTAGACCAAGCGCACTATCTGGGCCAAATTATTGCAGAAAGCAATGACATGGAACTCATCGCTCCGATAGGATTGGACATTGTTTGTTTCCGATACAATCCAGGTGATTTGAGCCTCCCCGAACTCAACGCGCTGAATAAAGAAATCAAGATTCAACTGGAAGAAACCGGAAAATCAGCACCTGGATATACCACACTCAACGATATCTACTGCATTAGAGTGGCCATTGCCAATCATCGCAGCCAGATGGAGGATTTTGCTGAATTGATTGAAGATATTCGAGAGATCGGCGTTTCCTTAATAGTAAAACCATAA
- a CDS encoding GNAT family N-acetyltransferase, whose amino-acid sequence MDHKETYRQFCAIASDLPLFSQPWYLDAVCEGGHWAVVTVEKGGQIAATLPYFIKQKGPFSYVSMPHLTKFMGPHIIPQYRGTKHEPKLIQQLIEQLPHLAYFRQNLHYHYTNWLPYYWQGFRQQTYYSYHIHPLADLDQVYANISADYRHQKIAKVQESLTLRTDLPLSDFYEVAAKSYQRQQLAFPVSFAFLEHLHLAITLHQAGQVFFAVDQNNHIHSAAFLLWDRHSAYLLLIGDDPEYRSSGAGIWLVWQLIQHTAQHLQLGTFDFLGSMIQPIERVRRQFGAQQVPYFAVWRYRSWIFELMDRLRGA is encoded by the coding sequence GTGGATCATAAAGAAACATATCGCCAATTTTGTGCAATCGCCAGTGACCTCCCTCTCTTTTCACAACCTTGGTACCTGGATGCCGTCTGTGAGGGAGGGCATTGGGCGGTAGTTACAGTAGAGAAAGGTGGGCAAATTGCCGCCACCTTGCCCTATTTTATCAAACAAAAAGGGCCTTTTAGCTATGTTTCTATGCCTCACCTGACCAAATTCATGGGCCCCCATATCATTCCCCAATACCGAGGGACCAAACACGAGCCAAAGCTCATCCAACAGCTTATTGAACAACTCCCACATTTGGCTTATTTTCGCCAAAACTTACATTATCACTATACCAATTGGCTCCCATACTATTGGCAAGGGTTTCGCCAACAAACCTATTATTCCTACCATATCCATCCACTGGCCGACCTGGATCAGGTTTATGCCAATATTAGTGCCGATTACCGCCATCAAAAAATAGCTAAAGTGCAGGAAAGCCTAACCTTGCGCACCGACCTCCCCCTGAGCGATTTCTATGAGGTTGCAGCCAAGAGTTACCAGCGGCAGCAACTGGCTTTCCCCGTTTCTTTTGCTTTCCTTGAACATCTCCACCTAGCCATCACGCTTCACCAAGCGGGCCAAGTCTTTTTTGCTGTCGACCAAAATAACCATATCCACTCCGCTGCCTTTCTTTTATGGGACCGCCATTCTGCTTACTTGCTGCTTATCGGTGATGACCCCGAATACCGTTCTAGCGGGGCAGGGATATGGCTTGTCTGGCAGTTGATCCAACACACCGCTCAGCACCTCCAACTCGGCACCTTTGATTTTTTGGGTAGCATGATTCAGCCTATCGAGCGGGTGCGGCGGCAGTTTGGCGCCCAGCAGGTGCCTTATTTTGCGGTGTGGCGTTATCGGTCCTGGATCTTTGAGCTGATGGATAGGCTGAGGGGGGCTTAG
- a CDS encoding transposase — MYWINGVEDHLHIVTHIHPTVALAYLVKDIKIASSIYIKEKKLFRGFERWQIGYGAFTYSIEAKDNLIEYVKNQEIHHKEITYREELLDLLLEHRADFDEQYFE; from the coding sequence TTGTATTGGATAAATGGAGTGGAAGACCACCTGCATATCGTTACGCACATCCACCCGACTGTCGCTTTGGCCTATCTGGTAAAGGATATCAAGATTGCCAGCTCCATTTATATAAAAGAAAAAAAGCTTTTCCGGGGATTTGAGCGCTGGCAGATTGGTTATGGAGCGTTTACTTATTCCATAGAGGCAAAGGACAACCTCATCGAGTACGTCAAAAACCAGGAGATTCACCACAAGGAAATTACGTATAGAGAAGAGTTGCTCGACTTATTGTTGGAACATAGGGCTGACTTTGATGAGCAGTACTTCGAGTGA
- a CDS encoding BamA/TamA family outer membrane protein: MDIPSYRLIILLISCLLAGAIKAQDQWSLRILPLDQSPEWLQGQVKYSPSYPDSLSVRKGLEEVVNVLWQKAYLEASIDTIVVKDTSFLAILHVGPAYQWLSLGKGNVEESLLEQIGFRERFYRQQAFSMASFQKLRDAILIYLENHGYPFANIRLDSLQVTEGQISGVLALEKGTFFTFDQLTIEGDATVSAVYLSSYLGLKPGTPYDQRKVLKVRDRIRELPFLETKKDLTIQFEGDQAKITLFVNKRRASRFDFLIGVLPSSAQTGKFLVTGTFNTELQNQFGLGEHIYAAFEQLRPLTQELELRFNYPYALGTSFGADMSFELYKRDTNYLDLRYNLGIQYLLDGGSYLKAFSNNYASRLLTVDTFTVLRTGQLPDTLDVSHATFGLEYNHQKLDYRFNPRKGWSAFLKAAAGVKTIKRNNLISRLDIPDPYAELELRSFIYRIEANWAAYIPLFKSSTLKSSLQSGFIITEEPLFANEQFRLGGNRLLRGFDEESIFATNYAVFTLEYRLLIGQNSFLYLFGDYARLDEKTVKSLEGQQTVDYPYGFGAGISFETKVGVFGISLAVGSRKGNPVDFGAPKVHFGYISLF, translated from the coding sequence TTGGATATTCCATCCTATCGTCTAATCATTTTGCTCATTAGCTGCCTGCTGGCTGGGGCGATAAAAGCCCAGGACCAGTGGTCGCTCCGCATTTTGCCTTTAGATCAATCGCCGGAGTGGTTGCAGGGGCAAGTAAAGTACAGTCCCAGTTACCCAGATTCGCTAAGCGTACGCAAAGGATTGGAAGAGGTAGTCAATGTCCTTTGGCAAAAGGCTTATTTGGAGGCTTCTATTGACACAATTGTCGTAAAAGATACGTCCTTTCTGGCCATATTGCATGTAGGGCCAGCCTACCAATGGCTCAGCCTAGGGAAGGGCAATGTAGAAGAAAGTTTGCTGGAGCAAATTGGCTTTCGAGAGCGCTTTTACAGGCAACAGGCTTTTTCCATGGCTAGTTTTCAAAAACTTCGGGATGCTATTCTTATCTACCTGGAAAACCACGGCTACCCCTTCGCCAATATCCGACTAGACAGTCTGCAGGTCACGGAGGGGCAAATCAGTGGTGTTCTGGCATTAGAAAAAGGAACATTTTTCACTTTTGACCAGCTAACGATAGAAGGTGATGCTACCGTTTCAGCAGTTTATTTAAGTAGCTATCTGGGCTTAAAACCCGGGACGCCCTATGACCAACGGAAGGTACTGAAAGTCCGGGATCGCATCCGCGAGCTCCCTTTTCTGGAAACCAAAAAAGACTTAACCATCCAATTTGAAGGGGACCAAGCAAAAATTACACTTTTTGTGAACAAACGCAGGGCTAGCCGCTTCGACTTTCTCATTGGCGTATTGCCAAGTAGCGCGCAGACTGGTAAATTCCTTGTCACAGGGACCTTTAATACAGAATTGCAAAATCAATTTGGACTAGGCGAACATATTTATGCTGCTTTTGAGCAGTTGCGTCCCCTGACCCAGGAATTGGAATTACGGTTCAATTATCCTTATGCTTTAGGTACTTCTTTTGGAGCGGATATGAGTTTTGAATTATACAAACGAGATACCAATTACCTGGACTTACGCTACAATTTAGGGATACAATACCTATTGGATGGAGGGAGTTACCTCAAAGCTTTTTCGAATAATTATGCTTCCAGATTGCTGACGGTTGATACCTTTACCGTGCTTCGGACGGGTCAACTCCCTGATACGCTGGATGTTAGCCACGCGACCTTCGGATTGGAATACAACCACCAAAAACTCGATTATCGTTTTAATCCTCGCAAAGGATGGTCTGCTTTTCTTAAAGCCGCTGCAGGTGTCAAAACCATAAAGCGCAATAACCTTATTAGCAGATTAGACATTCCCGATCCTTATGCCGAGCTCGAATTGCGTTCCTTCATCTATCGCATCGAAGCCAATTGGGCGGCTTATATCCCTCTATTTAAGAGCAGCACACTAAAGAGCAGCCTCCAAAGTGGCTTTATCATCACCGAAGAACCGCTCTTCGCCAATGAACAATTCCGGCTGGGTGGCAACCGCCTACTGCGTGGCTTTGATGAGGAATCCATCTTTGCGACCAACTATGCTGTTTTCACCTTGGAATACCGCCTGCTGATTGGCCAGAATTCCTTCCTTTATTTATTTGGAGACTATGCCCGACTCGATGAAAAAACGGTTAAAAGCCTGGAAGGACAGCAAACGGTTGACTATCCCTACGGCTTTGGTGCCGGTATTAGCTTCGAAACAAAGGTTGGGGTGTTTGGGATTAGTTTGGCCGTGGGGAGCCGAAAAGGCAATCCGGTTGACTTTGGGGCACCGAAGGTGCATTTTGGATATATTAGTTTGTTTTAA
- the paaE gene encoding 1,2-phenylacetyl-CoA epoxidase subunit PaaE gives MSNKRFFPLQVASIEKVTPDCSVIAFAIEEELKEVFTYKQGQHLTLKAEIDGEEVRRSYSLCSSPIDGEWKVGIKKVAGGKFSTFANEKLQQGDILEVMPPNGRFFIELDGQKQKHYMAFAAGSGITPIFSIIKTHLLAEPQSTFSLFYINQFASSIILKEEIEALKNLFLDRFELYYLLTKEQRSTPFFNGRLTTEKLDTIFDKMQDIQAIDDFFICGPEDMIFMLRDYLLAKQVSAKRIHFELFHSTKHPESKLIPEKPTNAAADCALTIQEGGKQFTIHMPQGGESILDAALQQGADLPFACKGGVCCTCRAKLIEGQVDMQVNYALEDEEVASGFILTCQAVPLSKKVVVDFDV, from the coding sequence ATGTCAAACAAACGCTTCTTTCCCCTCCAGGTGGCGAGCATTGAAAAGGTTACCCCTGATTGTAGTGTGATCGCTTTTGCTATTGAGGAGGAATTAAAAGAAGTTTTTACTTATAAACAGGGGCAACACCTGACTTTGAAAGCTGAAATCGATGGAGAAGAGGTGCGTCGATCCTATTCTCTCTGCTCCAGCCCAATCGATGGAGAATGGAAAGTCGGGATTAAAAAAGTAGCAGGCGGCAAATTTTCCACCTTTGCCAATGAAAAGTTGCAGCAGGGTGATATATTAGAGGTTATGCCACCGAATGGGCGGTTTTTCATTGAATTGGATGGCCAAAAACAAAAGCACTATATGGCTTTTGCGGCTGGAAGTGGCATTACACCTATTTTTTCTATTATTAAAACGCATTTGCTAGCGGAGCCCCAAAGTACTTTTAGTCTATTTTATATTAACCAGTTTGCCAGTAGTATTATACTTAAAGAAGAAATAGAGGCCCTGAAAAACCTATTCTTGGATCGCTTTGAATTATATTATCTGCTAACCAAAGAACAGCGCAGTACCCCTTTTTTTAATGGTCGCCTGACAACTGAAAAACTGGATACTATCTTTGATAAAATGCAAGACATCCAAGCCATCGATGATTTTTTTATCTGTGGCCCCGAGGACATGATTTTTATGCTGAGGGATTATTTATTGGCCAAGCAGGTCTCAGCAAAGCGTATTCATTTTGAGTTATTCCATAGCACGAAGCATCCTGAAAGTAAGCTTATCCCGGAAAAACCGACAAATGCAGCAGCCGATTGTGCCTTGACGATCCAGGAAGGAGGCAAGCAGTTCACCATCCATATGCCCCAGGGAGGCGAAAGCATCTTAGATGCTGCGCTGCAACAGGGAGCGGATTTGCCCTTTGCTTGCAAAGGCGGCGTTTGCTGCACCTGCCGTGCCAAGTTGATAGAAGGGCAAGTCGATATGCAGGTGAATTACGCGCTAGAAGACGAGGAGGTCGCCTCGGGATTCATTCTGACTTGCCAGGCTGTCCCCCTAAGCAAAAAAGTAGTTGTCGATTTTGATGTATAG
- the paaA gene encoding 1,2-phenylacetyl-CoA epoxidase subunit PaaA codes for MLKYMPLSIEKLDQEFQARIDAGENIEPKDWMPEAYRKTHIRQISQHAHSEIVGMLPEANWITRAPSLRRKVALLAKIQDEAGHGLYLYSATETLGISRDELFEQLHTGKAKYSSIFNYPTLSWADIGAIGWLVDGAAIINQVMLTRTSYGPYARAMVRICKEESFHQRQGYEIMLTLCQGTAIQKEMAQDALNRWWWPSLMMFGPRDEESTHTEQSMKWKIKRKTNDELRQQFIDITVPQAEFLGISIPDPDLKWNEARGHYDFGEIDWEEFWQVIKGNGPCNKERLDARRKAYEEGAWVRDAAMAYAEKQEQSSAMAKAL; via the coding sequence ATGCTCAAGTATATGCCATTATCTATTGAAAAATTAGACCAGGAATTCCAAGCCAGGATTGATGCGGGCGAAAACATTGAGCCCAAAGATTGGATGCCTGAAGCTTACCGGAAAACCCATATCCGACAAATTTCGCAGCATGCGCATTCCGAGATCGTGGGGATGTTGCCGGAGGCCAATTGGATCACACGGGCGCCCAGCCTGCGACGGAAAGTAGCCCTGCTCGCGAAAATCCAGGACGAAGCGGGGCATGGCTTGTATTTGTATAGTGCCACGGAAACCTTAGGGATCAGTAGGGATGAATTATTTGAGCAACTGCACACTGGTAAGGCCAAATACTCCAGCATTTTCAACTATCCCACCCTTAGTTGGGCAGATATTGGGGCGATTGGCTGGCTGGTAGACGGTGCGGCTATCATCAATCAAGTGATGCTGACGCGTACCTCTTACGGCCCCTACGCCAGGGCCATGGTCAGGATTTGTAAAGAAGAAAGTTTCCACCAACGACAGGGCTATGAAATCATGCTAACCCTTTGTCAAGGCACGGCCATACAAAAGGAAATGGCGCAGGATGCCCTCAATCGGTGGTGGTGGCCCTCGCTGATGATGTTTGGCCCCCGCGACGAGGAATCGACGCATACCGAGCAATCGATGAAGTGGAAAATTAAACGTAAAACCAATGATGAATTGCGTCAACAGTTCATCGATATTACCGTTCCGCAGGCCGAGTTCCTGGGCATCAGTATTCCCGATCCGGACTTGAAGTGGAATGAAGCACGCGGTCATTACGATTTTGGTGAAATTGACTGGGAAGAATTCTGGCAGGTCATCAAGGGTAATGGTCCCTGTAACAAGGAGCGCCTTGATGCTCGACGCAAGGCATATGAAGAGGGTGCTTGGGTCAGAGATGCTGCGATGGCCTATGCTGAGAAGCAAGAACAATCCTCAGCGATGGCTAAAGCATTGTAA
- the paaB gene encoding 1,2-phenylacetyl-CoA epoxidase subunit PaaB: MKNWPLWEVFIRAKSGLEHRHVGSLHAADAKMAIENARDVYTRRQEGVSIWVVPSKDITASNPEHSAELFEPAQDKAYRHPTFYDLPNELKHI, translated from the coding sequence ATGAAAAATTGGCCCCTTTGGGAAGTCTTTATTCGAGCTAAAAGTGGCTTGGAGCATCGCCATGTAGGCAGCCTCCATGCCGCTGATGCCAAAATGGCGATAGAAAATGCCCGCGATGTATACACGCGTAGACAAGAAGGCGTCAGTATCTGGGTCGTTCCATCTAAAGATATCACTGCTTCCAACCCGGAACATAGCGCTGAGCTATTTGAACCCGCCCAGGATAAGGCCTATCGCCACCCTACTTTTTATGACCTTCCCAATGAACTTAAGCATATTTAA